Proteins encoded by one window of Terriglobales bacterium:
- a CDS encoding diguanylate cyclase: MQRVALLYDASQAVLGTFDLDQVLNQILAIVRDYFRLEKGTVFLVDERTGHLSPRRWIGRQGNSARSIEIGKGLVGHAAQLKRPIYAPDVEKDPRYVPNLPGTRSELAIPLLLKDKVVGVLDFQSDREDYFDNETVDLLTLFATQASIGLQNATLYQLEQRRAAQLEAINAIAREAAAVLDMSEMLEKLCAVVLQHFRSVQHISVLLWENDHLFLRRSRGKLDCTLPEGQHLPAGAGLASQALIRREPVVANNVADAPGYVPGVANAVSELCLPLVSFGDPLGVLVMDNTKANAFSEDDVRALSPVADICATALQNARHYENARQLANIDGLTGIFNRRYFEQRIVEELERSARYNTPFSVVMIDIDNFKKLNDEFGHLLGDEVLRQAAQILRQQLRKIDRVCRYGGEEFAIIMPETNGPAAVQGAEKLRRTVEGWRFPGVPRPVTVSGGVAEFPAHGATRDELVRAADSALYLAKSAGRNRIVGYALNAAPA, encoded by the coding sequence ATGCAGCGGGTGGCCCTACTCTACGACGCCAGCCAGGCGGTGCTGGGGACGTTCGACCTGGATCAGGTGCTGAATCAGATCCTGGCCATCGTCCGCGACTACTTCCGTCTGGAAAAAGGGACGGTGTTCCTGGTGGACGAGCGCACCGGGCACCTGAGTCCGCGGCGCTGGATCGGGCGGCAGGGCAATTCGGCGCGCAGCATCGAAATCGGCAAAGGCCTGGTGGGCCACGCGGCGCAGCTCAAGCGCCCTATCTATGCGCCCGACGTGGAGAAAGACCCGCGCTACGTGCCCAACCTGCCGGGCACCCGGTCCGAGCTGGCGATCCCGCTGCTCCTGAAAGACAAGGTCGTGGGCGTGCTCGACTTCCAGAGCGACAGGGAAGATTACTTCGACAACGAAACTGTGGACCTGCTCACGCTGTTTGCGACGCAGGCCTCGATCGGATTGCAGAACGCCACGCTCTACCAGCTGGAGCAGAGGCGGGCGGCGCAACTGGAGGCGATCAACGCCATCGCGCGCGAGGCCGCCGCCGTGCTCGACATGAGCGAGATGCTGGAGAAGCTGTGCGCGGTGGTGCTGCAGCACTTCCGCAGCGTCCAGCACATCTCGGTGCTGCTCTGGGAGAACGATCACCTGTTCCTGCGGCGGTCGCGGGGCAAGCTGGATTGCACGCTTCCCGAGGGGCAGCACCTGCCGGCGGGGGCGGGACTGGCGTCGCAGGCGCTGATCAGGCGCGAGCCGGTAGTGGCCAACAACGTGGCCGACGCGCCGGGTTATGTGCCCGGCGTGGCGAACGCCGTTTCCGAGCTGTGCCTGCCGCTGGTGAGCTTTGGCGATCCGCTCGGCGTGCTGGTGATGGACAACACAAAAGCCAACGCCTTCAGTGAAGACGACGTGCGGGCGCTGAGTCCGGTGGCCGACATCTGCGCCACCGCGCTGCAGAACGCGCGCCACTACGAAAACGCGCGCCAGCTGGCCAACATAGACGGCCTCACCGGAATCTTCAACCGCCGCTACTTCGAGCAGCGCATTGTGGAAGAGCTGGAGCGCAGCGCCCGCTACAACACGCCGTTCTCGGTGGTCATGATCGACATTGACAATTTCAAGAAGCTGAATGACGAGTTCGGGCACCTGCTGGGCGACGAAGTGTTGCGCCAGGCAGCGCAGATTTTGCGCCAGCAATTGCGCAAGATTGACCGCGTATGCCGCTACGGCGGCGAAGAGTTCGCCATCATCATGCCGGAAACGAACGGACCGGCAGCCGTGCAGGGCGCCGAGAAGCTGCGCCGCACCGTGGAAGGATGGCGCTTCCCGGGCGTGCCGCGCCCGGTCACCGTGAGCGGCGGGGTGGCCGAGTTCCCGGCGCACGGCGCCACACGCGACGAGCTGGTGCGCGCGGCCGATAGCGCCCTCTACCTGGCCAAGAGCGCCGGGCGCAACCGCATTGTGGGTTACGCGCTCAATGCCGCTCCGGCGTGA
- a CDS encoding PilZ domain-containing protein gives MSPEGTGTAMVAARKAVARVALVGLGANATGMMRDAFRQFGIEASELKHAELQRLAREKLEGCVVQLDAQAEEVLKAARNSKSNRRVVLYGVSDDPQQALKYSKYGLNVVLRHPLERQEVIKAVRSTQLLLIHELRCYVRIPLVTEVKLEGDRRISATSQEVSGGGMSLKTETLPKLGETFDVSFELPGKRALKVTATVCWTREPASLFGIRFDAADTGRQGVKAWIDEYLEIT, from the coding sequence ATGAGCCCAGAAGGAACCGGAACGGCAATGGTGGCCGCCAGGAAGGCGGTAGCGCGCGTGGCCCTGGTAGGCCTGGGCGCCAACGCCACCGGCATGATGCGCGACGCCTTCCGCCAGTTCGGGATTGAGGCTTCCGAGCTGAAGCACGCCGAGCTGCAGCGGCTGGCGCGCGAAAAGCTGGAGGGCTGCGTGGTGCAGCTGGACGCGCAGGCGGAGGAGGTGCTGAAGGCGGCGCGCAATTCCAAGTCGAACCGCCGGGTGGTGCTCTACGGCGTGAGCGACGACCCGCAGCAGGCGCTGAAGTACTCCAAGTACGGCCTGAATGTCGTTCTGCGGCATCCGCTGGAACGGCAGGAAGTGATCAAAGCGGTGCGCTCCACGCAGTTGCTGCTCATCCATGAGCTGCGCTGTTATGTCCGCATCCCGCTGGTCACCGAAGTGAAGCTGGAGGGAGACCGCCGCATCAGCGCCACCAGCCAGGAAGTGTCCGGCGGCGGCATGTCGCTGAAGACCGAGACGCTGCCAAAGCTGGGTGAAACCTTCGACGTGAGCTTCGAGCTGCCCGGCAAGCGCGCGCTGAAGGTGACAGCCACCGTGTGCTGGACGCGCGAGCCGGCGAGCCTGTTCGGCATCCGCTTCGACGCCGCCGACACCGGCCGCCAGGGCGTGAAGGCCTGGATCGACGAGTACCTGGAAATCACGTAA
- a CDS encoding ATP-binding cassette domain-containing protein yields MTTPVLELRSVRKAYDSFVAVDSLSFSIARGTIFGLLGPNGAGKTSTIRMMIGITAPDSGEVRVFGETFRRKHLDRIGYLPEERGLYKKMKVIDQLIFLGRLHGVPAASARSKAQEWCRKLEIADWTQKKVEELSKGMQQKIQFIAALLHDPEFIIMDEPFFGLDPVNSTLLKNVLLELKQGGKTILFSTHRMDQVEKLCDAICLVNRGKPVLQGELRDIKSRYGRNNVQIQYEGDGSFLKDGNGLVEGYNDYGNYAEIRLKAGSDAQQLLVWAAARARISRFELMEPSLEEIFIETVGKNDG; encoded by the coding sequence ATGACGACTCCCGTCCTCGAGCTGCGCAGCGTGCGCAAGGCGTACGACAGCTTTGTTGCGGTAGACAGCCTGTCGTTTTCCATCGCGCGCGGAACGATCTTCGGGCTGCTGGGGCCGAACGGCGCGGGCAAGACCAGCACCATTCGGATGATGATCGGCATCACCGCGCCCGATTCGGGCGAAGTGCGCGTCTTTGGCGAGACGTTCCGGCGGAAGCACCTGGACCGGATCGGCTACCTGCCGGAAGAGCGCGGGCTTTACAAGAAGATGAAAGTCATCGACCAGCTGATCTTCCTGGGACGCCTGCACGGAGTGCCCGCCGCGAGCGCGCGAAGCAAGGCACAGGAGTGGTGCCGCAAGCTGGAAATTGCCGACTGGACGCAGAAAAAAGTGGAAGAGCTGAGCAAGGGCATGCAGCAGAAGATCCAGTTCATCGCCGCCCTGCTGCACGATCCCGAGTTCATCATCATGGACGAGCCCTTCTTCGGGCTCGATCCGGTGAACTCCACGCTGCTGAAGAACGTTTTGCTGGAGCTGAAGCAGGGCGGCAAGACCATCCTGTTCTCCACCCACCGCATGGACCAGGTGGAGAAGCTGTGCGACGCCATCTGCCTGGTGAACCGGGGCAAGCCGGTGCTGCAGGGCGAGCTGCGCGACATCAAATCGCGATACGGGCGCAACAACGTGCAAATCCAGTACGAAGGCGACGGCAGCTTCCTGAAAGACGGCAACGGGCTGGTGGAGGGCTACAACGACTACGGCAACTACGCCGAGATACGGCTGAAGGCGGGCAGCGACGCGCAGCAACTGCTCGTCTGGGCGGCGGCGCGGGCGCGCATCAGCCGCTTCGAACTGATGGAGCCGTCGCTGGAAGAAATCTTCATTGAAACGGTGGGCAAGAACGATGGCTGA
- a CDS encoding ABC transporter permease — MAESLRNVLLIAGREYLERVRTKAFIFSTILLPAIMGGAILLPTRLAMRATRPQNIVVVASDPDTAAALKQGLEDRQRGLAVDFNVTVDLNATDAEHQQLLGRIQRKELDGVLWATSDALAKRELRYETRETSDFAQRGSLTGAITSAMMRRTLQTRGLTGNETDELFKPYRVDVVDAVKGSQAAGAGAFIGAIILMMMLYLTTLIYGVQVQQSVIEEKTSRVMEVLLSSTTSTQLLGGKILGVGSVGLTQLLIWVLLGVVTSSPAVAAVGGAMKGLSFSATAVVFFPVFFLLGYFLYSTIFAALGSMVNSQQEVQSLQTFVMLPLISSTIVMMPVIRAPNSPMAVAFSMFPFTAPLIMYLRIVIQQPPMIQIVISVALLALTIYGMLWLAARIYRVGILMYGKKPTLPEIVKWVKYA; from the coding sequence ATGGCTGAGTCGCTGCGCAACGTGCTGCTGATCGCGGGCCGCGAGTACCTGGAGCGGGTGCGGACCAAGGCGTTCATCTTCTCCACCATCCTGCTGCCCGCGATCATGGGCGGCGCCATCCTGCTGCCCACCAGGCTGGCCATGCGGGCAACGCGTCCGCAGAACATCGTGGTCGTCGCCTCCGATCCCGACACCGCCGCCGCCCTGAAGCAGGGCCTGGAAGACCGGCAGCGCGGCCTGGCGGTGGACTTCAACGTCACCGTGGACCTGAACGCTACCGACGCCGAACACCAGCAGTTGCTCGGGCGCATCCAGCGCAAGGAACTCGACGGCGTGCTCTGGGCGACCAGCGACGCGCTGGCCAAACGCGAGCTGCGCTACGAGACGCGCGAGACCAGCGACTTTGCGCAGCGCGGCAGCCTGACCGGCGCCATCACCAGCGCGATGATGCGGCGCACCCTGCAAACCAGGGGCTTGACCGGGAACGAGACCGACGAGCTGTTCAAGCCGTATCGCGTGGACGTGGTGGACGCGGTGAAGGGCAGCCAGGCGGCCGGCGCGGGCGCGTTCATCGGCGCCATCATCCTGATGATGATGCTGTACCTCACCACGCTGATCTACGGCGTACAGGTGCAGCAGTCGGTGATCGAAGAGAAAACTTCGCGCGTGATGGAGGTGCTGCTCTCCTCGACGACGTCCACGCAACTGCTCGGCGGGAAAATTCTCGGCGTCGGCTCGGTGGGGCTCACGCAGCTGCTCATCTGGGTGCTGCTGGGCGTGGTGACCTCGTCGCCCGCGGTCGCGGCAGTGGGCGGCGCGATGAAAGGCCTTTCGTTCTCGGCGACCGCGGTCGTTTTCTTCCCGGTGTTCTTCCTGCTCGGCTATTTCCTGTACAGCACCATCTTCGCGGCGCTGGGCTCGATGGTGAATTCGCAGCAGGAAGTGCAGTCGCTGCAAACGTTCGTGATGCTGCCGCTGATCTCCTCGACCATCGTGATGATGCCGGTCATCCGCGCGCCCAACTCGCCGATGGCGGTGGCCTTCTCCATGTTTCCGTTCACCGCGCCGCTGATCATGTACCTGCGGATCGTCATCCAGCAGCCGCCCATGATCCAGATCGTGATCTCCGTGGCGCTGCTGGCGCTCACCATCTACGGCATGCTCTGGCTGGCGGCACGGATTTATCGCGTCGGCATCCTGATGTACGGCAAGAAGCCGACCCTGCCGGAAATCGTGAAATGGGTGAAGTATGCGTAG
- a CDS encoding lysophospholipid acyltransferase family protein, protein MSVPATAPEVAEAVSPEERRFTLRERLLLWLIVNAAYAVIRLLGATWRTEGSGEEPGWEHFPVNGIFVFWHHCVIPAAHYFRNQNIAIMTSRSFDGEAIARLVEKLGYQAVRGSSSRGGARALLEMHKLAQDGRCVVFTADGPRGPRFVAKPGPVLLARNSGLPVRPFAFAARRAWTLKSWDRMVIPRPFSRIVLRFGGPISVSENATEDEMTRRVKEMQDGLERVREFAEKAAMQNAK, encoded by the coding sequence GTGAGCGTGCCTGCCACCGCGCCGGAAGTCGCCGAAGCCGTATCGCCGGAAGAGCGGCGCTTCACGCTGCGCGAGCGGCTGCTGCTTTGGCTCATTGTGAATGCGGCGTACGCCGTGATCCGGCTGCTGGGCGCGACGTGGCGCACCGAGGGCTCGGGCGAGGAGCCGGGATGGGAGCATTTTCCCGTCAACGGCATCTTCGTCTTCTGGCACCACTGCGTGATTCCCGCCGCGCACTACTTTCGCAACCAGAACATCGCCATCATGACCAGCCGCAGCTTTGACGGCGAGGCCATCGCGCGCCTCGTGGAGAAGCTGGGCTACCAGGCGGTGCGCGGATCGAGTTCGCGCGGCGGCGCGAGGGCGCTGCTGGAGATGCACAAGCTCGCCCAAGACGGCCGCTGCGTGGTCTTCACCGCCGACGGTCCGCGCGGCCCGCGCTTTGTCGCCAAGCCAGGGCCGGTGCTGCTGGCGCGCAACTCGGGGCTGCCCGTGCGTCCGTTTGCTTTTGCCGCGCGGCGCGCGTGGACGCTGAAGAGCTGGGACAGGATGGTGATTCCGCGTCCGTTCAGCCGGATCGTGCTTCGCTTCGGAGGGCCAATCAGCGTGAGCGAGAATGCGACGGAAGACGAAATGACGCGGCGCGTGAAGGAAATGCAGGATGGGCTGGAGCGCGTGCGGGAGTTCGCGGAGAAGGCGGCCATGCAAAATGCAAAATGA